Proteins encoded together in one Anopheles darlingi chromosome 3, idAnoDarlMG_H_01, whole genome shotgun sequence window:
- the LOC125955842 gene encoding uncharacterized protein LOC125955842 — MAKFESITVCALVVLGMMVGNGWSLICRDCFSSESFAKCELMGPTVNCTAQLVNQIHARFVDDNPTLLPGNATEFRCFRINGWRKHENGTDTGLRGFAQGCTFNSTDFCNGWTRSLNVTGCTTCTKDNCDQEPSIPTVGPPVTAVPTNPSTGATQPTTVATQPPSTSATTKKPSNSATGLQQQMQLGAVMLVLLNVLLGARN, encoded by the exons ATGGCAAAGTTTGAATCGATAaccgtgtgtgcgttggtggtgctgggaatGATGGTTGGAAATG GCTGGTCGCTGATTTGTCGCGACTGTTTCAGCTCCGAGAGCTTCGCTAAATGCGAGCTAATGGGCCCAACGGTGAACTGTACGGCGCAATTGGTCAACCAGATTCATGCACGATTCGTCGACGACAATCCAACGTTGCTACCCGGTAATGCTACGGAATTTAGGTGCTTCCGAATCAATGGATGGCGGAAGCATGAGAACGGGACGGATACCGGTTTACGTGGATTTGCCCAGGGTTGTACGTTCAACAGTACCGACTTCTGCAACGGTTGGACGCGCAGTCTAAACGTTACGGGTTGTACCACCTGCACAAAGGACAACTGCGACCAGGAACCGAGCATTCCGACCGTCGGTCCACCAGTAACGGCCGTACCCACGAATCCTTCGACCGGTGCGACGCAGCCTACAACCGTAGCAACCCAGCCGCCTTCGACTAGTGCAACGAcgaaaaaaccatcaaacagCGCCAcggggctgcagcagcagatgcagctAGGCGCGGTCATGCTTGTATTACTGAATGTTTTACTTGGTGCGAggaattaa
- the LOC125955797 gene encoding bestrophin-2 — protein sequence MTVSYSAEVPNGSNFGVFWRILWKWRGSVYKAVWRELLAYLLVYYTLNFTYRYGLTEDGKRVFERIRTYFGQQRETVPLSFVLGFYVSLVVKRWWEQYRMLPWPDTLALFVSAAIQGNDETGRLMRRNIMRYMVLSYVITLQKISLRVKRRFPGWQHLVDAGLMLESERKIFEIMDAKSPMSKYWMPLVWATNIINRARKDQLIPSDHIVQTLLMELSDIRRRLGGLIGYDTVSVPLVYTQVVTLVLYSYFTAAIMGSQMIPTYDAATGTYQELDVFFPLFTVLQFVFYVGWLKVAEVLINPFGEDDDDIELNWLIDRHIKASYMIVDEMHDEHPELLKDQYWDEVVPKDLPYTVASEHYRREEPKGSAEHYKVKEADAVYANIGAVGGKRMMNDEMYADYESVDTPMAERRKGWLGKVSRMGSGRSSSTAYSSGGLFARNRHNSVYSSPEAGLGQPIVSGGPPAAKVSLYDRFVSRKSGRHARQIIKQNSKLSLNGSVISNVPQKARPRIPTPDVTKESRVAPLGTVTTSTANIASGVALMATQLANNPSIYPTSTATINNNEVPVVGTLLLAPIKELDSSSTTNTLHSGQSATAALAKSILPSSLKNTEETVFPRSRPYFAVSPFGKDGTNLELALASSAANGLGASSTGPLHGANTVIVLPTTASSVTTLPPNGGSTVGSVGGSHPSSGSIGSGSSVDTIDGLSATPAIIAAVPTSDSLIPLSLATLPLTFTVTPVTSNTTTVTAIGNNSGTIITELPCDDGEVVSTSVTMSNEKRPNTASGTTLAASDSSSSATSTLSKRKPKHGEVYV from the exons GTGGCGCGGTAGTGTATATAAAGCCGTATGGAGGGAGCTGTTGGCGTATCTGCTAGTCTACTACACACTTAACTTTACCTATCGTTATGGCCTCACCGAGGATGGCAAACG AGTATTCGAGCGAATTCGGACGTACTTTGGTCAGCAGCGCGAAACGGTGCCCCTATCGTTCGTGCTTGGGTTCTACGTCAGTCTGGTGGTGAAGCGATGGTGGGAACAGTACCGCATGTTGCCATGGCCCGACACGCTGGCCCTCTTCGTAAGCGCTGCCATACAGGGTAAT GATGAGACGGGCCGATTGATGCGACGTAACATTATGCGCTACATGGTGCTCTCGTACGTGATCACACTGCAGAAGATATCGCTGCGCGTGAAGCGCCGTTTCCCGGGCTGGCAGCATCTGGTCGATGCCGGGCTGATGCTGGAGAGCGAGCGCAAGATCTTCGAGATCATGGACGCGAAAAGCCCGATGTCAAAGTACTGGATGCCGCTCGTCTGGGCGACCAACATCATCAATCGGGCGCGCAAGGATCAGCTGATCCCGTCCGATCACATCGTGCAgacgctgctgatggagctgTCGGACATTCGGCGTCGGCTCGGTGGTCTGATCGGGTACGATACGGTCAGCGTACCGTTGGTCTACACTCAGGTGGTGACGCTCGTGCTGTACTCGTACTTTACCGCCGCCATCATGGGCAGCCAGATGATACCGACGTACGATGCGGCGACCGGCACATACCAGGAGCTGGATGtgttctttccccttttcacCGTGCTCCAGTTCGTGTTCTACGTCGGCTGGCTTAAGGTGGCCGAGGTGTTGATCAATCCGTTCggtgaggacgatgacgatatcGAGCTGAACTGGCTGATCGATCGCCACATCAAGGCGTCGTACATGATCGTGGACGAGATGCACGACGAGCATCCGGAGCTGCTGAAGGATCAGTACTGGGACGAGGTGGTACCGAAGGATCTGCCCTACACCGTCGCCTCCGAGCACTATCGGCGCGAGGAACCGAAGGGTTCGGCCGAACACTACAAGGTGAAGGAGGCGGATGCGGTGTACGCGAACATTGGGGCCGTCGGTGGCAAGCGGATGATGAACGACGAGATGTACGCCGACTAT GAAAGCGTCGATACACCGATGGCCGAGCGACGTAAGGGATGGTTGGGCAAGGTGAGCCGGATGGGATCGGGCCGTAGCTCTTCCACCGCGTACTCGTCTGGGGGTCTCTTTGCCCGGAATCGCCATAACTCCGTCTACTCGAGCCCGGAAGCAGGGCTCGGACAACCCATCGTATCCGGTGGTCCACCGGCAGCGAAAGTCAGTCTGTACGATCGGTTCGTGAGTCGCAAATCGGGACGACATGCACGACAAATCATCAAGCAAA ATTCTAAGCTCAGCCTGAACGGTTCAGTAATATCAAATGTGCCACAGAAAGCCAGACCACGGATACCGACGCCCGATGTGACCAAGGAGAGCCGTGTCGCACCGCTCGGTACGGTCACGACGAGCACGGCCAACATTGCCTCCGGTGTAGCGCTGATGGCGACGCAG CTCGCCAACAATCCGTCCATTTATCCGACATCTACGGctaccatcaacaacaatgagGTACCGGTCGTAggaacgttgctgctggccccGATCAAAGAGCTGGATTCCAGCTCAACGACCAATACTCTCCATTCGGGCCAATCAGCAACGGCCGCACTGGCCAAATCCATATTGCCTTCATCGCTCAAGAACACCG AGGAAACCGTTTTTCCACGCTCGCGACCCTACTTTGCGGTCTCCCCGTTCGGCAAGGATGGTACCAACCTCGAGCTAGCGCTGGCTAGCAGCGCCGCAAATGGACTGGGAGCCAGCTCGACCGGGCCACTCCACGGTGCCAACACGGTCATCGTGCTACCGACGACGGCCAGCAGCGTTACCACGCTACCGCCGAACGGGGGCAGTACCGTCGGTAGCGTCGGAGGTTCACACCCTTCCAGTGGATCTATCGGCTCTGGATCCTCGGTCGATACGATCGATGGTTTATCAGCTACACCGGCTATCATTGCCGCAGTACCGACATCCGATTCCCTGATTCCCCTTTCACTAGCTACCCTTCCACTTACCTTTACGGTTACCCCGGTTACCAGCAACACGACGACGGTAACCGCGATCGGTAACAACAGTGGCACGATCATCACCGAGCTGCCGTGCGACGATGGTGAGGTAGTGAGCACGAGTGTTACGATGAGCAACGAGAAACGGCCAAACACGGCTTCCGGCACCACACTGGCCGCCTCCGATAGTTCGTCATCGGCCACATCGACACTCAGCAAGCGAAAGCCAAAACATGGTGAAGTGTACGTCTGA
- the LOC125955807 gene encoding transmembrane 9 superfamily member 3 encodes MQTRREGWPSFSTVGVLAATVAVCAVLMSFIPCAVADEHNHMYEDHEEVVLWMNTVGPYHNRQETYAYFSLPFCVGAKQSINHYHETMSEALQGVELEFSGYELDFKDDISPTEICMVELTEEKHKAFVYAVKNQYWYQMYIDDLPIWGVVGKEEEKKYYIYTHKKFDISYNGKQIVDVTLTPERKELLHVGAKIKFTYEVNWKPSSVKFEDRFDKYLDPNFFQHRIHWFSIFNSFMMVIFLVGLVSMILMRTLRKDYARYSKDEEADDMERDLGDEYGWKQIHGDVFRPASNIMIFSALIGAGYQLTSVVLCVITFAILGELYTERGSMLSTTIFVYAATSPINGYFGGSLYARMGGKLWIKQMLLAAFIIPALVCGTAFFINFIAIYYHASRAIPFGTMVAVTCICIFVILPLTLIGTIVGRNLDGQPDFPCRVNAVPRPIPEKKWFMEPAVIILLGGVLPFGSIFIEMYFIFTSFWAYKIYYVYGFMLLVFLILIIVTVCVTIVCTYFLLNAEDYRWQWTSFMSAASTAIYVYMYSFYYFFFKTKMYGLFQTSFYFGYMALFSGALGMICGTVGYFGTNIFVRKIYSNVKID; translated from the exons ATGCAAACCAGAAGGGAAGGATGGCCAAGCTTCTCCACGGTCGGGGTGCtagccgccaccgtcgccgtctgCGCCGTACTTATGAGCTTCATCCCGTGTGCGGTAGCCGATGAGCACAATCACATG TATGAAGATCACGAGGAGGTTGTCCTGTGGATGAACACGGTCGGACCGTACCACAATCGGCAGGAAACGTATGCATACTTCTCGCTGCCGTTCTGTGTTGGTGCCAAACAGTCGATTAATCATTACCATGAAACGATGAGCGAAGCCCTCCAGGGAGTGGAGCTAGAGTTTAGTGGGTACGAGCTGGATTTCAAAG ATGATATCAGCCCGACGGAGATCTGTATGGTGGAGCTGACGGAGGAGAAGCACAAAGCGTTCGTGTACGCGGTGAAGAACCAGTACTGGTATCAGATGTATATCGACGATTTGCCCATCTGGGGCGTTGTCggtaaggaggaggagaagaagtacTACATCTACACGCACAAAAAGTTCGACATCAGCTACAACGGCAAGCAGATCGTGGATGTGACGCTTACGCCCGAGCGCAAGGAGCTGCTGCACGTCGGGGCGAAGATCAAGTTCACGTACGAGGTGAACTGGAAGCCGAGCTCGGTCAAGTTCGAGGATCGCTTCGACAAGTACCTCGATCCGAACTTTTTCCAGCACCGTATCCACTGGTTCAGCATCTTCAACAGCTTCATGATGGTGATCTTCCTGGTCGGGCTCGTGTCGATGATCCTGATGCGCACGCTACGTAAGGACTACGCACGCTACAGCAAGGACGAGGAAGCGGATGATATG GAGCGCGACTTGGGCGATGAGTATGGATGGAAGCAAATTCATGGGGATGTGTTTCGACCGGCCTCGAACATTATGATCTTTTCGGCGTTGATTGGTGCAGGGTATCAGCTAACGTCGGTTGTGCTCTGCGTCATCACGTTTGCCATTCTTGGCGAGCTATACACCGA ACGTGGCTCGATGCTCTCGACGACGATATTCGTATACGCCGCTACCTCGCCGATTAACGGCTACTTCGGAGGGTCACTGTACGCCCGAATGGGTGGGAAACTGTGGATTAAACAGATGCTGCTTGCCGCCTTCATCATACCGGCGCTCGTCTGTGGCACGGCGTTCTTCATTAACTTTATCGCGATCTACTATCACGCATCGAGGGCAATACCCTTTGGAACGATG GTTGCCGTAACGTGTATCTGTATATTCGTGATTCTCCCACTAACGCTGATCGGTACGATCGTGGGACGCAACCTGGATGGCCAACCGGATTTCCCGTGCCGTGTTAATGCCGTACCGAGGCCAATTCCCGAGAAGAAGTGGTTCATGGAACCGGCTGTGATTATTCTGCTTGGCGGTGTGCTACCGTTCGGTTCGATCTTTATCGAAAT GTacttcattttcacttccttctGGGCGTACAAAATCTACTACGTCTACGGATTTATGCTGCTCGTGTTTCTCATTTTGATCATCGTGACCGTCTGCGTTACGATCGTGTGCACGTACTTCCTGCTGAACGCGGAAGACTACCGATGGCAGTGGACAAGCTTCATGTCCGCAGCCTCAACGGCGATATACGTGTACATGTACTCTTTCTattatttcttcttcaaaacgAA AATGTATGGCCTGTTCCAGACGTCGTTCTACTTCGGCTATATGGCCCTCTTCTCCGGTGCGTTAGGCATGATCTGCGGGACGGTCGGCTACTTCGGCACTAACATCTTCGTGAGAAAAATCTACTCCAATGTAAAGATTGACTAA